Proteins from one Candidatus Eisenbacteria bacterium genomic window:
- a CDS encoding DNA-directed RNA polymerase subunit alpha — MKWKNLQMPKNVEVDDKASTNRYGKFTVEPLERGFGVTLANALRRALLSSLPGAAVTAVKIDSVQHEFSTMPGIKEDVPEILLNLKQMRFKIHSEGPKTATFDARGAGEVKAGDLKADPDIELLNPELHIATLNKDGEFRAEVEIGAGRGYVAAENQPTVDRPIGVVPVDSLFSPVTKVNFEVENTRIGQRIDYDKLTLEIWTDGSVLPSDALAYAAKILKDHFALFVHFEEEIVEEVEEEVDEEFLRIKTLLERSVEELELSVRSSNCLKAADIKTIGDLVQKSEPEMLKYRNFGRKSLKEIADILAGMGLHFGMDVSKYKLGEKIEAA; from the coding sequence ATGAAGTGGAAGAATCTGCAAATGCCGAAGAACGTCGAGGTGGACGACAAGGCCTCGACGAACCGTTACGGCAAGTTCACCGTCGAGCCGCTCGAGCGGGGATTCGGTGTCACGCTGGCGAACGCGTTGCGCCGGGCGCTTCTGTCTTCGCTTCCTGGCGCGGCGGTGACCGCCGTCAAGATCGACAGCGTCCAGCACGAGTTCTCGACCATGCCCGGCATCAAGGAAGACGTGCCCGAGATCCTGCTCAACTTGAAGCAGATGCGCTTCAAGATCCACAGCGAGGGGCCGAAGACCGCGACGTTCGACGCGCGGGGCGCGGGGGAGGTGAAGGCGGGCGACTTGAAGGCGGATCCGGATATCGAGCTGCTGAACCCCGAGCTTCACATCGCGACGCTGAACAAAGACGGCGAGTTCCGCGCCGAGGTCGAGATCGGCGCCGGGCGCGGCTACGTCGCCGCGGAGAATCAGCCCACGGTCGACCGCCCGATCGGGGTCGTCCCGGTGGATTCGCTCTTCTCGCCGGTCACGAAGGTCAACTTCGAGGTTGAGAACACCCGGATCGGCCAGCGCATCGACTACGACAAGCTGACGCTCGAGATCTGGACCGACGGGAGCGTGCTCCCCTCGGACGCGCTCGCCTACGCGGCGAAAATTCTGAAGGACCACTTCGCCCTCTTCGTGCACTTCGAGGAGGAGATCGTCGAAGAGGTGGAAGAGGAAGTGGACGAGGAGTTCCTGCGCATCAAGACCCTGCTCGAGCGGAGCGTCGAGGAGCTGGAGCTTTCGGTGCGCTCGTCCAATTGCCTGAAGGCGGCCGACATCAAAACGATCGGCGATCTGGTGCAGAAGTCGGAGCCGGAGATGCTCAAGTACCGCAATTTCGGCCGGAAGTCGCTCAAGGAGATCGCGGACATCCTGGCCGGCATGGGCCTTCACTTCGGCATGGACGTTTCGAAGTACAAACTCGGGGAGAAAATCGAGGCTGCCTGA
- a CDS encoding 50S ribosomal protein L17, whose protein sequence is MRHRKDHRKLSRTHSHRRALLRNLVTSLIQHERIETTLAKAKEARRVGERMITFAKRGDLSARRQVARFVHGGDNVRKLFETVAPWYETRNGGYTRILKIGRRLGDAGEMALLELVKSPELKEKLRKEEEAAAKAAKAAGKLAPARGKGAKEAAAEGAAAGGGVGGAAEERKGRGAREKKAAPTKPDRPGKGVAPPKTGKAPTRARQKGKSGE, encoded by the coding sequence ATGCGCCACCGCAAAGACCATCGTAAGCTCAGCCGCACCCACTCGCACCGCAGGGCTCTCCTCCGGAATCTCGTGACGAGCTTGATCCAGCACGAGCGGATCGAGACCACGCTCGCCAAGGCGAAGGAGGCGCGCCGTGTCGGCGAGCGCATGATCACCTTCGCAAAGCGGGGCGATCTCTCGGCGCGGCGCCAGGTGGCGCGATTCGTCCACGGCGGGGACAACGTCCGGAAGCTGTTCGAGACGGTCGCGCCCTGGTACGAGACCCGGAACGGCGGGTACACGCGCATCTTGAAGATCGGCCGCCGCCTCGGCGACGCGGGCGAAATGGCGCTCCTCGAGCTCGTGAAATCTCCCGAGCTGAAAGAGAAGCTCCGCAAGGAAGAGGAAGCCGCGGCGAAGGCCGCGAAGGCCGCGGGAAAATTGGCGCCGGCACGAGGCAAAGGGGCCAAGGAAGCGGCCGCGGAAGGCGCCGCGGCCGGTGGAGGGGTGGGCGGCGCGGCCGAAGAGAGGAAGGGCCGTGGCGCGAGGGAGAAGAAGGCGGCCCCCACGAAGCCCGACCGTCCCGGCAAGGGCGTGGCGCCTCCGAAGACCGGCAAGGCGCCGACCCGTGCGAGGCAGAAAGGGAAGTCGGGCGAGTAG
- a CDS encoding VOC family protein produces MANVKPIPPGYTSVTPSITVKDTPRVIEFYKKALGATERMRMPGPDGKIMHAEIQIGNSIIMMNDEVMGSRSAQTVGGCPISLYLYVENVDSAFKKAIEAGGKQIYPVTDMFWGDRMGSFEDPFGHKWTIATHVKDVSPQEMKKGQEEFMKQMAGAR; encoded by the coding sequence ATGGCCAACGTGAAACCAATCCCACCTGGCTACACCAGCGTCACGCCGTCGATCACCGTGAAGGACACGCCGCGCGTGATCGAGTTCTACAAGAAGGCGCTCGGCGCGACGGAGCGAATGCGAATGCCGGGCCCCGACGGCAAGATCATGCACGCCGAGATCCAGATTGGAAACTCCATCATCATGATGAACGACGAGGTAATGGGCTCACGTTCGGCGCAGACTGTCGGCGGCTGTCCCATCAGCCTCTATCTCTACGTCGAGAACGTGGATTCAGCGTTCAAGAAGGCGATCGAGGCGGGCGGCAAGCAGATCTACCCCGTCACGGACATGTTCTGGGGGGACCGCATGGGCAGCTTCGAGGATCCCTTCGGCCACAAGTGGACGATCGCGACCCATGTCAAAGATGTCTCGCCGCAAGAGATGAAAAAGGGCCAGGAGGAGTTCATGAAGCAGATGGCGGGAGCGAGGTGA
- a CDS encoding DJ-1/PfpI family protein produces the protein MKRKRVGILVFPNVEVLDFCGPYEVFSVARLGEERRCEESSPFEVLLLAESADPVVATGGLRVIPDATLETCPPLDILVVPGGWGTRKEISNQRVLTWIANRAKEVETLTSVCTGAMLLGQAGLLDGRRATTHWRSLDWMRRSFPAVTVEDKFHVVEDGQVLTSAGISAGIDMALLVIARYFGDVVGRATARHMEYPFPDDNGRRV, from the coding sequence ATGAAGCGCAAGCGCGTTGGCATCCTCGTCTTCCCCAACGTCGAGGTGCTCGACTTCTGCGGCCCGTACGAGGTCTTCTCCGTAGCCCGTCTCGGTGAAGAGCGGCGCTGCGAGGAGTCCTCGCCCTTCGAGGTCCTTCTGCTTGCCGAGAGTGCTGACCCCGTGGTGGCAACCGGGGGGCTGCGCGTTATTCCCGACGCGACGCTTGAGACCTGTCCGCCCCTCGACATCCTCGTCGTGCCGGGCGGATGGGGAACGCGCAAGGAGATCAGCAACCAGCGTGTGTTGACGTGGATCGCGAACCGCGCGAAGGAGGTCGAGACACTCACATCGGTCTGCACTGGCGCCATGCTGCTCGGGCAGGCAGGATTGCTCGATGGACGGCGGGCGACCACGCACTGGCGCTCGCTCGACTGGATGCGACGGTCCTTCCCGGCTGTCACGGTGGAAGACAAGTTTCACGTCGTCGAGGACGGCCAGGTGCTAACGTCCGCTGGGATCTCAGCCGGTATCGACATGGCGCTGCTCGTGATCGCCCGCTACTTCGGCGATGTAGTCGGTCGAGCGACGGCGCGCCACATGGAATATCCGTTTCCGGACGACAATGGCCGGCGTGTCTGA
- a CDS encoding glyoxalase/bleomycin resistance/dioxygenase family protein has translation MPTFRAPMINLYSRDPSRAVAFYSELGFVESFRTPASGEPVHIELTKDGFNLGIATVEAAKKHHGLRPVGEGRWIEIVLWTDDTDAALNDLVAKGAPVLSPAHDFLDGKLHAAWIADPDDNPIQLVQRTD, from the coding sequence ATGCCCACCTTTAGAGCTCCAATGATAAATCTCTACTCGCGCGATCCTTCTCGGGCGGTGGCATTCTATTCGGAACTCGGCTTTGTTGAGTCTTTTCGCACTCCGGCGTCAGGCGAACCGGTCCATATCGAACTCACGAAGGATGGGTTCAACCTCGGAATCGCGACAGTGGAGGCCGCCAAAAAACACCACGGCCTTCGACCGGTGGGAGAAGGGCGCTGGATCGAAATCGTCCTTTGGACCGACGACACTGATGCCGCATTGAACGACTTAGTTGCTAAGGGCGCGCCTGTTCTCTCTCCTGCCCATGACTTTCTTGACGGCAAGCTGCACGCTGCTTGGATCGCTGATCCGGATGACAATCCCATCCAACTTGTTCAACGGACAGATTGA
- a CDS encoding DUF1772 domain-containing protein translates to MERSDAMSVILLWLFVMNLGIAFGAGLYEHRIVVSKWISFSRETGAHWNAEAARLDDTGRRFWAFVTTLPLTLLTLANLLAAWRASGAVRGWWLAAGLAALLDRVFTFSYFIPTMVGLMGATDSPRSVSVATQWWNLNFLRHAIVLGAWLAALRAFALFYQQRGS, encoded by the coding sequence ATGGAGAGATCAGACGCAATGTCGGTGATTTTGTTGTGGCTGTTCGTCATGAATCTCGGTATCGCGTTCGGCGCAGGGCTGTACGAGCACCGAATCGTCGTGTCCAAGTGGATCAGTTTCTCCCGTGAAACCGGCGCCCACTGGAATGCCGAAGCCGCCCGTCTGGATGACACCGGGCGAAGGTTCTGGGCGTTCGTCACGACGCTGCCGCTCACGCTGCTTACCCTGGCAAACCTGCTTGCTGCATGGCGAGCTTCGGGCGCCGTTCGAGGCTGGTGGCTTGCGGCGGGACTTGCTGCACTGCTCGACCGAGTGTTCACTTTCTCCTATTTCATACCGACGATGGTCGGGCTGATGGGAGCGACGGATTCACCGAGGTCGGTCTCGGTCGCGACACAGTGGTGGAACCTCAACTTTCTGCGTCACGCGATCGTGTTAGGAGCATGGCTGGCCGCTTTGAGGGCGTTCGCATTATTCTATCAACAGCGCGGATCGTGA